One window from the genome of Panthera leo isolate Ple1 chromosome D3, P.leo_Ple1_pat1.1, whole genome shotgun sequence encodes:
- the CDK2AP1 gene encoding cyclin-dependent kinase 2-associated protein 1 isoform X3 translates to MATSSQYRQLLSDYGPPSLGYTQGTGNSQVPQSKYAELLAIIEELGKEIRPTYAGSKSAMERLKRGIIHARGLVRECLAETERNARS, encoded by the exons ATGGCGACGTCCTCGCAGTACCGCCAGCTGCTGAGCGACTACGGGCCACCGTCTTTAGGCTACACTCAG GGAACTGGgaacagccaggtgccccaaagcaaatATGCTGAGCTGCTGGCCATCATCGAGGAGCTGGGGAAAGAGATCAGGCCCACCTATGCGGGGAGTAAGAGCGCCATGGAGAGACTAAAACGAG gcATCATTCATGCCAGAGGACTGGTTCGAGAGTGCTTGGCTGAAACGGAGCGGAATGCCAGATCCTAG
- the MTRFR gene encoding LOW QUALITY PROTEIN: mitochondrial translation release factor in rescue (The sequence of the model RefSeq protein was modified relative to this genomic sequence to represent the inferred CDS: inserted 1 base in 1 codon), translated as MTLIDSDIYRVRLCPQQAELLSMSTSGFFRWPAPLARMCTAPWGLGLRGRPALLAPGAAVTAVQMAGRRDRPALLPPLDESDLEEQFVKGHGPXGQATNKTSNCVVLKHIPSGIVVKCHQTRSVDQNRKLARIILQEKVDIFYNGENSLVYKEKREAEKKKQEKKKRAKETLERKKLLKELWESSKNVH; from the exons atGACATTGATTGATAGTGATATTTACCGTGTCAGACTGT GTCCTCAACAAGCAGAGCTCCTCTCCATGAGTACCTCGGGTTTCTTTCGTTGGCCCGCACCGCTGGCCAGAATGTGCACGGCGCCGTGGGGACTCGGGCTTCGGGGGAGGCCAGCGCTGTTAGCCCCGGGAGCGGCAGTCACCGCGGTCCAGATGGCAGGCAGGAGGGACCGCCCCGCTCTGCTGCCTCCCCTGGATGAGAGTGACCTTGAAGAGCAGTTCGTGAAAGGGCACGGTC GGGGCCAGGCAACCAACAAAACCAGCAACTGTGTGGTGCTGAAGCACATCCCCTCCGGCATCGTCGTCAAG TGCCATCAGACGAGATCAGTCGATCAGAACAGAAAGCTAGCCCGGATAATCCTACAAGAGAAAGTGGATATTTTCTACAACGGCGAAAACAGTCTTGTTTACAAAGAAAAAcgggaggcagagaagaaaaagcaagagaagaaaaaaagagcaaaggaaactctagaaagaaagaaactcctgAAAGAACTGTGGGAATCAAGTAAAAACGTCCACTGA